A single window of Gemmatimonadota bacterium DNA harbors:
- a CDS encoding sulfate adenylyltransferase yields the protein MSDTPLIAPHGGLSEPVNRLVADVETFLSRANGLTRVPVSDADLSSVYRFGDGGLSPLTGPMDAQTYHRVLDESVIEVGGKRYAWTIPISLPVSSDLAKTLSIGQKVALENTSGETVAMLDISDIFEWDKTKYLQRVYLTDRTDHPGADMVLNGDADKIHLIGGEIQVLPQPKNPHFGQYVLSPREVRPLLAQKSWNRVVAFQTRNALHRAHEYALVYGLETLLHQGYNAGACLNPLVGETKSDDVNAEIRMQTYEALIASRGLGEGDSDADLWQKRGESVPDRVILLGLDIKMFYAGPKEAVMHAIYRQNFGFTDIIIGRKHADAPYHDGSAIWGDFDAQEIFERLNGDLQIQPVNVGFAAYYESLGRVDLMENHPEEQPVFISGSQVRDTLSNGEQVDPRIMRPSTSEILSKAMSATA from the coding sequence ATGTCCGATACACCCTTGATTGCACCCCACGGTGGTCTATCCGAACCAGTCAATCGCCTGGTAGCAGATGTTGAAACATTTTTGTCCAGAGCAAACGGACTGACGCGTGTCCCGGTCAGCGATGCAGATTTATCCTCGGTCTATCGTTTCGGCGACGGCGGGCTGAGTCCGCTTACAGGACCGATGGATGCACAAACGTATCATCGGGTACTCGACGAATCCGTCATCGAAGTGGGCGGCAAGCGCTATGCTTGGACGATCCCAATATCACTACCCGTAAGTTCCGATCTCGCTAAAACCCTTTCGATTGGGCAAAAAGTTGCGCTGGAAAACACATCTGGCGAAACTGTGGCAATGCTGGACATCAGCGACATCTTTGAATGGGACAAAACCAAATATCTTCAGCGCGTATATTTAACGGACCGCACAGACCATCCCGGTGCCGATATGGTCCTGAATGGCGATGCCGACAAAATCCATCTCATAGGCGGTGAAATTCAGGTACTGCCCCAACCCAAAAATCCACATTTTGGACAATACGTACTCAGCCCGCGAGAAGTCAGACCCCTCCTGGCTCAAAAAAGCTGGAACCGCGTTGTGGCATTTCAAACGCGCAATGCCCTGCATCGGGCACACGAATACGCGCTGGTATATGGTTTGGAAACCCTTCTGCACCAGGGATACAACGCAGGCGCGTGCTTAAATCCCCTGGTGGGCGAAACCAAATCGGACGACGTGAACGCAGAGATTCGCATGCAAACTTACGAAGCACTCATCGCATCTCGAGGACTGGGCGAAGGGGATAGCGATGCGGACCTATGGCAAAAACGCGGTGAATCTGTACCGGACAGGGTGATCTTGCTCGGGCTGGACATCAAAATGTTCTACGCCGGACCCAAAGAAGCCGTCATGCACGCCATTTACCGCCAGAACTTTGGATTCACCGACATCATCATCGGCCGCAAACACGCCGATGCCCCCTATCACGACGGCAGCGCGATCTGGGGGGACTTCGATGCACAGGAAATTTTTGAGCGCCTGAATGGCGACCTCCAAATTCAGCCCGTGAACGTGGGATTTGCCGCCTATTACGAATCACTTGGACGCGTGGATTTGATGGAAAATCACCCCGAAGAACAACCGGTCTTTATCTCAGGCTCTCAAGTGCGCGACACACTCAGCAACGGCGAACAAGTCGATCCCCGAATCATGCGCCCCAGCACATCGGAAATATTGAGCAAAGCCATGTCGGCAACCGCATAA
- a CDS encoding exo-alpha-sialidase, which produces MRPHILILPHYKTQEILIRAAEQKTLPYVKAPHLLFLDEHNVLIAYKRGTRHNTEPAADWEMFRYNPTTGTISDRKIVAHLDGFTIQNGEFVRFANGDIGLYVDPHFPNSKDKFGLLAYRSSDNGVHFEGGEKLGPINGTEYVYAFESLTERETTWMLLTPYRHYRNNSPNVDVIRSDDNGKSWQFVANLTKAFGNAPINETSFLRYDDGYIFNTRGLDGIQRMHFTDRSFRLIREVNLTKTYKFIRAQIGRPRLFKRDGGYYFIGRNYMKSIRGMKLCLFKFDPESLEILSYAILDNYEGAVVPDGYYAMPYFTTRSGKVYLNVITYKSLHLRESPPDLIRLEFKWDELR; this is translated from the coding sequence ATGAGACCTCATATCCTCATCCTGCCTCATTACAAAACTCAGGAAATCCTTATACGAGCCGCGGAACAAAAAACGCTACCTTATGTAAAGGCACCTCACCTATTATTTCTGGACGAGCATAATGTCCTGATCGCCTACAAACGCGGCACCCGGCACAACACGGAACCAGCGGCCGACTGGGAGATGTTTCGTTACAATCCCACCACAGGGACAATTTCGGATCGAAAAATTGTCGCACATCTGGATGGTTTCACCATTCAAAACGGAGAATTTGTCCGATTCGCCAATGGGGATATTGGCCTGTACGTCGATCCGCATTTCCCAAATTCCAAAGACAAATTCGGGCTTCTTGCATATCGGTCTTCGGATAATGGCGTGCATTTTGAAGGCGGAGAAAAACTCGGCCCCATCAACGGCACGGAATATGTCTATGCGTTTGAATCTCTGACAGAGAGAGAAACGACCTGGATGCTCCTGACGCCCTACCGGCATTATCGCAATAACAGTCCCAATGTGGATGTGATTCGATCCGATGACAATGGGAAAAGTTGGCAGTTTGTAGCTAATCTCACAAAAGCCTTTGGCAACGCCCCCATCAATGAAACATCCTTCCTGCGATATGATGACGGATACATCTTCAACACACGGGGACTGGACGGCATACAGCGAATGCATTTTACCGATAGATCGTTCCGCTTAATCAGAGAAGTGAACCTGACGAAAACCTACAAATTCATACGCGCCCAGATAGGCAGACCGCGACTTTTCAAGCGAGATGGCGGCTACTACTTCATCGGTCGAAATTACATGAAATCGATACGCGGCATGAAACTGTGTCTATTCAAATTTGATCCCGAATCACTCGAAATCCTCTCCTATGCCATATTGGACAATTACGAAGGCGCGGTTGTACCCGACGGGTATTATGCGATGCCCTATTTCACAACACGCTCCGGAAAAGTGTATCTCAATGTCATAACCTATAAATCCCTCCACCTCCGCGAATCGCCCCCAGATCTCATTCGCCTGGAATTCAAGTGGGATGAATTGCGTTGA
- a CDS encoding BrnA antitoxin family protein produces the protein MNRATNKKKDKITSVSQGVPVGSKEDKTDWHRLNTMTEEEIERNAREDPDSLRLEDCDLTQLRVVMPKRKKQISLRIDNDVVDYFQSFGRGYQTRMNAVLRAYMEAQKTR, from the coding sequence ATGAACAGAGCCACAAACAAGAAGAAAGACAAAATAACCTCTGTTTCTCAAGGCGTGCCGGTAGGCAGTAAGGAAGACAAAACCGATTGGCACCGGTTGAACACAATGACCGAAGAGGAAATCGAACGCAACGCCCGCGAAGACCCCGACTCACTGCGCTTAGAGGACTGCGACCTGACACAACTGCGGGTTGTAATGCCAAAAAGAAAGAAACAAATCTCACTGCGAATTGATAACGATGTTGTTGACTATTTTCAATCGTTCGGCAGGGGATATCAAACTCGAATGAATGCGGTCCTACGAGCATATATGGAAGCGCAAAAAACGCGATAA
- a CDS encoding BrnT family toxin — MKFEWDINKRLANLEKHGYDFRVAVNIFEDTVVEIPQRRNDEARILALGILNNHVIAVVYTWRGKARRIISARKASRKERNLFESNT, encoded by the coding sequence GTGAAATTTGAATGGGACATAAATAAGCGGCTTGCCAACCTTGAGAAACACGGCTACGACTTTCGGGTCGCTGTAAACATCTTTGAAGATACAGTTGTAGAGATTCCCCAAAGACGGAATGACGAAGCCCGGATACTCGCACTCGGCATTCTTAACAATCATGTAATCGCCGTTGTTTATACCTGGCGCGGCAAGGCTCGAAGGATCATTTCAGCACGAAAAGCAAGTAGAAAAGAACGGAACTTGTTTGAGTCAAACACATAA
- the moaC gene encoding cyclic pyranopterin monophosphate synthase MoaC, giving the protein MAKLTHIDEQGSVKMVDITDKAVTDREAIASGKIEMQPETLQLVTGGNIPKGNVLETARIAGIMAAKRTSDLIPMCHPLGITGVELNFEVEKTSIIARATVRVPDRTGVEMEALTAVSVGLLTIYDMCKAADRNMVIGEICLLQKSGGRSGTYIRKT; this is encoded by the coding sequence ATGGCTAAATTGACACATATTGACGAACAGGGATCCGTGAAGATGGTGGATATCACAGATAAAGCTGTGACAGACCGCGAGGCAATCGCATCGGGCAAAATTGAAATGCAACCCGAAACCCTGCAACTCGTCACTGGGGGAAATATCCCCAAAGGCAATGTGCTGGAAACCGCGCGCATTGCGGGCATCATGGCCGCCAAGCGCACTTCTGACCTCATCCCAATGTGTCACCCGCTGGGCATTACGGGCGTTGAACTCAATTTTGAAGTCGAAAAAACGAGCATTATAGCGCGTGCAACCGTGCGCGTACCCGACCGCACAGGTGTCGAAATGGAAGCACTCACCGCGGTAAGTGTCGGCCTGTTGACCATTTACGACATGTGCAAAGCAGCAGATCGCAACATGGTCATCGGAGAAATCTGTCTCTTACAAAAAAGCGGTGGACGCAGCGGAACTTATATTCGCAAGACTTGA
- a CDS encoding molybdopterin molybdotransferase MoeA: MIEMDDAIRIVLENTRTIDKTHVGLNDVLGRVLSEDVRSDIDMPPFDKALMDGYALQGADIASASSNTPVILDVIEEIPAGTVPQKRVECGQASQIMTGAPLPDGADTVIMVEDTEPHADAQKVRVLDTTETGRNIARLGEDVRVNQVVLQANTVIRPPEVGILAAVGHVHVEVYRQPIVCIVATGSEVVEPHHKPKPGQIRNSNGYSMVAQVLRSGAQARYLGIVEDDIHALIQTIGKGLETCDIVALSGGVSAGEYDLVQDGMRDLGVEVLFDRIRMKPGKPLTFGVKGARQVFGLPGNPVSSVVGLELLMRPAIRKMQCLTDLHLPTVRTVLNADFRQTPGRKQFVPAHSVQGKNGVWESAWVGHHGSADLFSMARANSLFVVNAEDAHVHAGTELDLILLNSW; encoded by the coding sequence ATGATTGAAATGGACGACGCCATTCGCATAGTACTGGAAAATACCCGGACAATTGACAAAACCCACGTTGGATTGAACGATGTGCTCGGGCGCGTTTTATCCGAAGACGTGCGATCGGATATCGACATGCCCCCCTTTGACAAAGCCCTTATGGATGGTTATGCCCTTCAGGGAGCAGATATCGCATCCGCATCCAGTAATACACCGGTCATACTCGATGTAATCGAAGAGATTCCAGCGGGCACAGTACCCCAAAAACGTGTAGAATGTGGGCAAGCTTCTCAAATTATGACAGGCGCACCCTTGCCCGATGGCGCAGACACGGTAATTATGGTCGAAGATACAGAACCACACGCAGATGCCCAAAAAGTGCGCGTGCTCGACACCACGGAAACAGGCAGAAATATCGCCCGCCTCGGCGAAGATGTGCGCGTCAATCAGGTAGTATTACAGGCCAACACAGTCATACGCCCCCCCGAAGTTGGCATTCTCGCCGCTGTGGGACATGTCCATGTCGAGGTCTATCGCCAACCAATAGTCTGCATTGTGGCAACCGGCAGCGAAGTGGTGGAACCACACCACAAACCCAAACCCGGACAAATTCGAAACAGCAATGGGTACTCGATGGTAGCTCAAGTCCTGCGCTCGGGGGCGCAGGCGCGTTATCTCGGCATTGTAGAAGACGACATCCATGCGTTGATACAAACCATCGGCAAAGGCCTGGAGACCTGTGATATAGTCGCCCTTTCGGGCGGCGTCTCTGCTGGCGAATACGACCTGGTACAAGACGGCATGCGAGATCTGGGTGTCGAAGTGCTATTTGACCGCATCCGCATGAAACCCGGCAAACCCCTGACATTTGGCGTAAAAGGTGCGCGACAGGTATTTGGACTGCCCGGCAATCCGGTATCCTCTGTGGTCGGCCTGGAACTGCTCATGCGCCCTGCGATCAGAAAAATGCAGTGCCTGACAGATCTGCACCTCCCCACGGTCCGCACAGTGCTCAACGCCGACTTTCGACAAACACCCGGACGAAAGCAATTTGTACCCGCGCACAGTGTTCAGGGCAAAAACGGCGTATGGGAAAGCGCCTGGGTCGGGCACCACGGCTCGGCGGATCTATTTTCAATGGCCCGCGCAAACAGCTTATTCGTGGTCAATGCCGAAGATGCCCATGTGCATGCAGGCACTGAATTAGACCTCATTTTACTAAATAGCTGGTAA
- a CDS encoding SDR family oxidoreductase, with the protein MRSNMSKTAIITGAGTGIGASIAIAFAEAGYNLALVGRRVEPLEETARQCGSANIEICAADVADRQAVQLLAEQTVAAFGRIDILVNNAGINTKKRHLNDIADEDWDRVMEINLTGAFNAFRAVLPQMKVQNDGLVINISSMAGKRAGMISGVAYCASKFGMAALNQSINVEFREEGIRACCIYPGEVDTPILDHRPNPVSDEKRAAALLPEDIAAAAFMVAQMPDRVIVEEITIFPRHVVSR; encoded by the coding sequence ATGAGGAGCAATATGTCCAAGACAGCAATTATTACTGGCGCAGGCACCGGAATTGGTGCGAGTATTGCCATTGCATTTGCCGAAGCGGGCTATAATCTCGCGCTCGTGGGACGGCGCGTAGAACCCCTTGAAGAAACGGCAAGGCAATGCGGCTCTGCCAATATCGAGATCTGCGCTGCCGATGTTGCCGACCGCCAGGCGGTTCAATTGCTTGCCGAACAAACGGTCGCGGCATTTGGTCGCATCGATATTTTAGTGAACAACGCGGGTATCAATACCAAAAAACGCCACTTGAACGATATTGCGGATGAAGACTGGGACCGCGTTATGGAGATCAATCTCACGGGTGCTTTTAATGCGTTTCGCGCTGTTTTGCCACAAATGAAAGTGCAAAATGACGGTCTGGTTATCAATATTTCATCTATGGCTGGCAAAAGAGCGGGTATGATCAGTGGTGTGGCTTATTGCGCGTCCAAATTTGGCATGGCCGCGCTGAATCAATCGATCAATGTCGAGTTTCGAGAGGAGGGCATTCGCGCCTGCTGTATTTATCCCGGCGAAGTTGATACTCCTATCTTAGACCACCGCCCCAATCCCGTTTCAGATGAAAAACGCGCCGCCGCTCTTTTGCCCGAAGACATTGCCGCCGCCGCATTTATGGTCGCCCAGATGCCAGACCGCGTCATTGTCGAAGAAATTACCATTTTTCCACGCCATGTGGTCAGTAGATAG
- a CDS encoding Rne/Rng family ribonuclease produces MKASKSSMTGRISEPAPQVGNVGPVHISKDKIKMKTEIIINVASHESRIAILEDGRLAEILVERAEKERMVGDIYQGVVTAVLPGLQAGFVDIGQEKAAFLHVSDMPGSPGSMVELDSEILEDIRDQSNGQGKFNIDELLSRGQEVIVQIKKESINTKGPRISAVPSLAGRFMVLVPDGDKVGVSRKITNWREKRRLRDLAGKLKPEGFGLIVRTEANGKGDRELGRDLKQLLTTWKRLQKQGKKSSGPKLLYKEVGMTSGLIRDLFTEDVHRLVVDSKREYKQIQAYLKGVSPELRRTVEYYGDTRPIFDAFGIEAEIEKLTERKVWFKGGGYLVIDPTEALVAIDVNSGRSVGKGRAKQDETVLKTNLEAAREVARQLRLRDMGGLVVVDFIDMDHARDRKRVEDEMRQAIRRDRSKIRYSRITQFGLMEMTRQRVRPSLMSTYSAPCPQCHGTGHIPSQETVLSRIERWLKRSRAAALERRLTVQVHPTLGFYLLENRRERLKAIRKSTRVWLDVESAPDLSEEDYRIFSRKRKVDVTNEVQT; encoded by the coding sequence ATGAAGGCGAGTAAATCGAGCATGACTGGCCGTATCTCAGAGCCTGCTCCACAAGTGGGTAATGTGGGGCCAGTTCATATCAGTAAGGATAAAATAAAAATGAAAACCGAAATTATTATTAATGTCGCTTCACACGAGTCGCGAATTGCCATCCTCGAAGATGGTCGGCTCGCAGAAATTCTCGTTGAACGCGCTGAAAAAGAACGCATGGTTGGCGATATTTATCAGGGGGTTGTAACCGCTGTTCTGCCTGGCTTACAGGCAGGTTTTGTCGATATTGGGCAGGAAAAAGCGGCTTTTTTACACGTTTCTGATATGCCTGGCTCGCCCGGCTCAATGGTCGAACTCGACTCGGAAATTCTCGAGGATATCCGGGATCAGAGCAATGGGCAGGGCAAGTTCAATATTGATGAGCTTTTGTCCAGGGGGCAGGAAGTCATTGTGCAGATTAAAAAAGAGTCCATCAACACAAAAGGACCGCGCATTTCTGCTGTGCCGTCGCTTGCCGGTCGGTTTATGGTGCTTGTGCCCGATGGCGATAAAGTAGGCGTGTCTCGCAAAATTACCAATTGGCGTGAAAAGCGGCGCCTTCGAGATCTCGCGGGCAAGCTCAAGCCCGAGGGCTTTGGCCTTATCGTGCGCACCGAAGCCAATGGCAAAGGTGATCGGGAACTCGGGCGGGACCTCAAGCAGCTTTTGACAACGTGGAAACGGCTTCAAAAACAGGGTAAAAAAAGCAGCGGCCCCAAATTGCTTTACAAAGAAGTGGGCATGACGTCTGGTCTTATCCGCGATTTGTTCACGGAGGATGTTCACCGCCTTGTCGTTGATTCAAAGCGCGAATACAAGCAAATTCAGGCATATCTCAAAGGGGTTTCACCCGAGTTGCGCCGAACCGTCGAATACTACGGCGATACGCGACCGATTTTTGACGCTTTTGGCATTGAGGCTGAAATTGAAAAGCTCACCGAACGCAAAGTCTGGTTCAAAGGCGGTGGTTATCTGGTTATTGATCCGACAGAAGCGCTGGTTGCCATCGATGTCAACAGCGGGCGCAGCGTGGGCAAAGGGCGTGCCAAGCAGGATGAGACCGTGTTGAAGACCAATTTGGAGGCTGCCCGAGAGGTTGCCCGCCAACTCCGTTTGCGCGATATGGGCGGGCTTGTGGTTGTCGATTTTATCGATATGGACCATGCGCGAGATCGCAAGCGCGTCGAAGATGAAATGCGTCAGGCTATTCGCCGCGACCGGTCCAAGATCCGGTATTCGCGGATTACACAGTTTGGTCTGATGGAGATGACCCGCCAGCGGGTGCGTCCCAGTTTGATGTCCACTTATTCTGCGCCCTGCCCGCAATGCCATGGCACGGGACATATTCCGAGCCAGGAAACCGTGCTGTCGCGCATCGAACGCTGGCTCAAACGCTCTCGCGCAGCCGCGCTCGAAAGACGGCTCACTGTGCAGGTTCACCCCACACTCGGATTTTATTTGCTCGAAAATCGCAGGGAGCGCCTCAAAGCTATTCGCAAATCCACCCGGGTTTGGCTCGATGTCGAATCGGCTCCGGATTTGAGCGAAGAAGATTATCGCATTTTTTCCAGAAAGCGGAAGGTTGATGTGACAAATGAAGTTCAAACTTGA
- the rplU gene encoding 50S ribosomal protein L21 translates to MYAVVDIAGSQYKVQEGDHIRVARLDAEEGDSLTFPQVLLVGDSDEIKVGTPQVEGATVEVSVKGHGLADKVMIFKMKRRKNYRRKRGHRQSYTDLQVEKIVAES, encoded by the coding sequence ATGTATGCAGTGGTCGATATCGCTGGTAGCCAATACAAGGTGCAAGAGGGCGATCATATCCGCGTGGCCCGGCTCGATGCCGAGGAGGGGGATTCACTTACTTTTCCCCAGGTGTTGCTCGTAGGTGACAGCGATGAAATTAAGGTGGGTACGCCTCAAGTTGAAGGGGCTACCGTTGAAGTGAGTGTTAAAGGACATGGTCTCGCAGACAAAGTCATGATTTTTAAGATGAAGCGCCGCAAGAATTACCGGCGCAAGAGAGGACATCGGCAATCTTATACCGATCTTCAGGTTGAAAAAATTGTAGCGGAAAGCTAA
- a CDS encoding 50S ribosomal protein L27 has translation MAHKKGVGSSRNGRDSAGRRLGVKSPGGQIVSAGTIIMRQRGTKIHPGNNVRKGKDDTLFSLIDGRVKFEHLGKKRKKVSVYA, from the coding sequence ATGGCACATAAAAAAGGTGTTGGCAGTTCGAGAAATGGCAGAGATAGCGCGGGAAGACGCCTGGGTGTGAAATCCCCCGGCGGCCAGATTGTCTCTGCAGGGACGATTATTATGCGCCAGCGCGGCACAAAAATTCATCCCGGCAATAATGTTCGCAAGGGTAAAGACGATACGTTGTTTTCGCTCATCGATGGACGCGTCAAATTTGAGCACCTCGGTAAGAAGCGCAAGAAGGTGAGTGTTTACGCGTAA
- the mdh gene encoding malate dehydrogenase encodes MNKIGIVGAGNVGATSAQRIAERELAREVVLLDVAEGIPQGKGLDMAESAPVERFDTRLIGTNDPSALAGSDLVVITAGIARKPGMSRDDLQATNADIVGTVSENVRDVAPNAIVVVVSNPLDVMTYVALQKTGFPPHRVVGMAGILDSARFRFFIAEALDVSVEDVTAFVLGGHGDSMVPLPRYSSVAGIPLTELLDGATIEAIVQRTRDGGAEIVGHLKTGSAYYAPASAVAEMTEAIVRDKKRILPCAAYLTGQYGIHDLFVGVPIKLGAQGVESIIEIGLTPEETAALQKSADEVRENIAKLEL; translated from the coding sequence GTGAACAAAATTGGGATTGTTGGTGCTGGCAATGTGGGGGCGACTTCTGCACAGCGCATTGCCGAAAGGGAATTGGCCCGCGAGGTTGTGCTTCTCGATGTGGCAGAGGGTATTCCGCAGGGCAAGGGTCTCGATATGGCGGAGTCTGCACCTGTCGAGCGTTTTGATACCCGCCTGATTGGCACCAATGACCCCAGCGCGCTTGCAGGGAGTGATCTCGTGGTGATTACCGCTGGGATTGCGCGCAAGCCCGGTATGAGTCGCGATGATTTGCAGGCGACGAATGCAGATATTGTTGGTACGGTGTCCGAGAATGTGCGGGATGTCGCGCCCAATGCCATTGTGGTCGTGGTGTCCAATCCGCTCGATGTGATGACGTATGTGGCGTTGCAAAAAACCGGTTTTCCCCCACATCGCGTGGTCGGGATGGCCGGTATTCTCGATTCTGCGCGTTTTCGCTTTTTTATTGCCGAGGCGCTCGATGTTTCCGTCGAAGATGTGACGGCTTTTGTGCTGGGCGGACACGGCGATTCTATGGTTCCTCTGCCTCGCTATTCTTCTGTTGCGGGGATTCCGCTTACCGAGTTGCTCGATGGTGCTACTATTGAGGCGATTGTTCAGCGGACGCGGGATGGCGGTGCTGAGATTGTCGGTCATCTCAAGACGGGGAGTGCGTATTACGCACCGGCTTCAGCGGTTGCCGAGATGACTGAGGCGATTGTGCGCGATAAGAAACGCATTTTGCCCTGTGCAGCGTATCTGACCGGGCAATACGGTATCCACGATCTTTTTGTGGGTGTGCCCATAAAGCTCGGCGCCCAGGGCGTTGAGAGTATTATCGAAATTGGCCTGACGCCAGAAGAGACCGCAGCCCTGCAAAAATCTGCCGACGAGGTGCGAGAAAATATTGCGAAACTCGAGTTGTGA
- a CDS encoding SAM-dependent DNA methyltransferase encodes MQDSQVNRIPRFIWGIADDVLRDLYVRGKYRDIILPMTVIRRLDAALEPTKQVVLAMRTRLDEDGVIEQEAALKQAAGHAFYNASPFTLRDLRARANRQQLRADFEAYLDGFSSNVQDILKNFEFRNQIPRLSDADALGALIEKFLSPDINLSPYPVENGDGSVRFSGLDNHAMGTIFEELVRRFNEENNEEAGEHWTPRDAVKLMANLIFLPVADEIESSTYLLYDGACGTGGMLTVAEETLRDLAQERGKQVSTHLYGQEINAETYAICKADLLLKGEGSAADNIVGGPEYSTLSNDAFPSHKFDFMLSNPPYGKSWKNDLARMGGKSGLSDPRFLIAHDGDAEYSLLTRSSDGQMLFLANLLSKMKRDTTLGSRIAEVHNGSSLFTGDAGQGESNIRRWIIENDYLEAIVALPLNMFYNTGIATYIWVLTNRKPAHRQGKVQLIDATEWYSPLRKNLGAKNCELSNGDIRRICDAFLAFEETEQSKIFPNKAFGYYKVTVERPLRLAVDLSAEHRTRFRDACCEAKEEPLADVVDRVAETAGNGPHLDFNCFIDAVATEASEQGVKLIAKRKKLLQTSLAFRDEAAEPVIKRVHKLGNREPDPIRGLVEATVNDQCVVVEYEPDSELRDTEQVPLLDEGGIEGFLHREVLPYAPDAWYVSTSVKIGYEISFTRHFYKPQPMRSREEIRADILALERESEGVLEEIMGE; translated from the coding sequence ATGCAAGATAGCCAGGTCAATCGCATTCCCAGATTTATATGGGGTATTGCCGACGATGTGTTGCGCGACCTGTACGTGCGGGGCAAGTACCGCGATATTATTCTGCCGATGACGGTGATTCGACGGCTGGATGCGGCGCTTGAGCCGACCAAGCAGGTTGTTCTCGCTATGCGAACCAGACTGGACGAGGATGGCGTTATTGAGCAGGAAGCCGCGCTGAAGCAGGCCGCCGGGCACGCTTTTTACAATGCATCGCCATTCACGTTGCGCGATCTTCGCGCCCGCGCCAATCGGCAGCAACTTCGGGCTGATTTTGAGGCGTATCTGGATGGGTTTTCGTCCAATGTGCAGGATATTTTGAAGAATTTTGAGTTTCGCAATCAGATTCCGCGTTTGTCCGATGCCGATGCTCTCGGCGCGCTGATTGAAAAATTTCTATCGCCGGATATCAATTTAAGTCCCTATCCGGTGGAGAATGGCGATGGCTCTGTGCGGTTTTCCGGTCTGGACAACCACGCGATGGGTACGATTTTCGAGGAACTGGTGCGGCGGTTTAACGAGGAGAATAACGAGGAGGCTGGCGAACACTGGACGCCGCGCGACGCTGTCAAGCTGATGGCGAATCTCATTTTTCTTCCGGTGGCTGATGAGATTGAGTCGAGTACCTATTTGCTCTACGATGGTGCTTGCGGCACGGGTGGTATGCTGACTGTCGCAGAGGAGACGCTTCGAGATCTCGCCCAGGAGCGCGGGAAGCAGGTTTCCACGCATCTTTATGGGCAGGAGATCAATGCCGAGACCTATGCTATTTGCAAGGCAGATCTGTTGCTGAAGGGCGAAGGTAGCGCGGCGGATAATATTGTCGGGGGACCGGAGTATTCGACGCTTTCCAATGATGCTTTTCCATCCCACAAGTTTGACTTTATGCTCAGCAATCCGCCTTACGGCAAGAGTTGGAAGAACGATCTGGCTCGCATGGGGGGCAAGAGCGGCTTATCCGATCCGCGATTTCTTATCGCTCACGACGGCGACGCGGAGTATTCCCTTCTCACCCGCTCCAGCGATGGGCAGATGCTGTTCCTCGCCAATCTGCTTTCCAAGATGAAGCGCGATACCACGCTGGGCAGCCGCATTGCCGAGGTCCACAATGGGAGTTCTCTGTTCACGGGTGACGCTGGGCAGGGTGAGAGCAATATCCGTCGCTGGATTATCGAGAATGACTATCTGGAGGCGATTGTCGCGCTGCCGCTCAATATGTTCTACAATACGGGTATTGCCACGTACATCTGGGTGCTGACCAATCGCAAGCCAGCACACCGGCAAGGCAAGGTGCAACTTATTGATGCGACCGAGTGGTACAGTCCCCTGCGTAAGAACCTGGGTGCCAAGAACTGCGAGTTGTCCAATGGCGACATCCGCCGCATTTGCGATGCTTTCCTCGCGTTTGAGGAGACAGAGCAGTCGAAGATTTTTCCCAATAAGGCATTCGGCTACTATAAGGTGACGGTTGAACGACCACTACGCCTCGCTGTCGATTTGTCGGCTGAACACCGCACGCGATTTCGGGATGCCTGCTGTGAAGCAAAGGAAGAGCCACTCGCCGATGTGGTTGATCGGGTGGCGGAGACTGCGGGTAACGGTCCTCATCTCGATTTCAATTGTTTCATAGATGCGGTTGCCACAGAGGCTTCTGAGCAGGGCGTCAAGCTGATCGCCAAACGGAAGAAGCTGTTGCAAACGTCGCTGGCATTTCGGGACGAAGCCGCCGAGCCGGTGATTAAGAGGGTCCACAAATTGGGCAATAGGGAGCCAGACCCGATTCGCGGTCTGGTAGAGGCGACAGTGAATGACCAGTGCGTCGTCGTTGAATACGAACCCGATAGCGAGTTGCGCGATACTGAACAGGTCCCCCTGCTCGATGAGGGCGGTATTGAGGGCTTCTTACACCGCGAGGTATTGCCCTATGCTCCTGATGCATGGTATGTTTCGACGAGTGTCAAAATTGGCTATGAGATCAGCTTTACCCGCCACTTCTACAAGCCACAGCCCATGCGTTCGAGGGAAGAAATCCGTGCTGATATACTGGCGTTGGAGCGAGAGAGTGAGGGGGTGTTGGAGGAGATTATGGGGGAGTAA